The Blautia pseudococcoides genome segment TTGAAATCAAAGATTTCCTTCATACGGGTCAGTTTCCACATACAGAGAATTGCGGATACTGCCTGTGCAATGGCTGTGGCAAGGGCAACACCCGGCACTCCCAGTCCCAGACCTGCCACAAACCACAAATCCAGAATGATATTCAATACTGTTGCCACAAGCAGATATAAAAGGGCTGATATGGAATCCCCGAGACCTCTCAAAATACCACTCAGAATATTATAGTAAGCCACACCTGCAATGCCGATAAATAAAATCCTCAGATAGGAATTACACCAGTCAATGATGGTGTCCGGCGTGCGCAGAAGCTCCAGCATAGGCATAATAACAAAGGGGGCCAATGCCATGATAATAATGGAAGCAATGGCTGTCAGGGTAACGCAGCTTCCTATGGTCCCTGAAAGCTCTTCTCTCTCCTTTGCCCCGAAATACTGGGAAACCATTACACTGCTCCCCACGGAAATACCGATAAATAAAACAAGCAGCAGATTGAGGATCGGGCCGGCGCTGCCCACCGCTGCCAGGGCATTGTCACCTACATACCGTCCTACAATAATACTGTCCACCGTGTTGTAGAGCTGCTGTGCGATATTGCCGATAACCAGCGGCACAGTAAAAGCCACGATCTTCTCCCACGGTTTGCCCTCTGTCATGTCCACAGGGCCAAATAATTTCTTTAGTTGTCCTCCCATAATACGTTTACCTTCTTCTGTCACATTTTTCTCATGCTTATTTAGCTCTGCTAAATATGATAAGCCTATTTAGCTCTGCTAAATATGATAAGCCTATTTAGCTCTGCTAAATAGGATATACATATATCCTACTATAAAATGACTGTCCGGTCAAAATGTATTTTACGGGGAAGGTTGGTTTTTTTCAAGTGCCTATGAAAAAGCAGCAAAAAAGAGGCGGAAACGGATTTCTCTGTTCCGCTCCCACCTCTTGATCTTTAAATCACCACAATAATCCCGCCGTCGTTGGCATACATGCTGCTGACACCCGCTGTATCTAAAAGGACCACATCTTTTACCGGAATCCGTTTCAAAATGGCATCTCTCACAATCTCTGCCCGTTCCCGGCAGTTACAGTGTGAAATACCCAGAATTCTGTCCGCACTGTCTGCTGAGCGCTCCACAATATAGTCCACCATCTTCATCAGCGCTTTGTTGATGCCTCTTGCCTGGTCAAGCTGTATGATCGTGCCTTCCGGGGTAGCTCCCATGACAGGCTTTATCTTCAGGGCTGTTGCCACAAACGCCTTCAGATTGCTCAGGCGTCCGTTCTTGCGCAGGGTCTCAAGGCTTTCCAGTACGAAATAAGTGTTCTGGCTTTCAATATAAGCATCCACCTCCCGGACAATATCCTCGAACTCCATATCCTTGCTCTCACACTCTTCGATCTTCAGAGCGATCAGGGTCTCGCCCACAGACGCGGAGCGTGAATTAAATATATGGATCTTTTTCTCAGGCTGGCTCTCCAGAAGAAGGTTCCTGCCGAGAACAGCGCTGTTATAGGAGCCGCTCAGTTCTGAGGAGAGTGTCACTGCATACACATGGTCAGCCTCACAGTCATAGGCCTCCATATATCTCTCCGGGGAGGGACATGAGGATTTGGGACAGTTGGGTGATTCTGCCACTCTTTTTAAGAAATATGCCTGATCAAAGCTCTCATCATCCACAATATCTTCTTCATCGACAGTAAGAGTCAGGGATGCCCGCTCAATGGCCGGGTCTTCTTTCCAACGTTCTATTAATTCTCCGCAGCTGTCTATTACTATTTTATATCTCATCTTGCAACCTCTTATATGTAGTTTTTAATACTATGTTTTATGATAACACAAAACCATGCTGTTGAAAAGGGCTTTTTTCATGAAAATACTTTGATTTTTCCCGTTTTTCGTATATACTATTCATTAGACTATGACAGGAAGAGGAAATAATATCATGATAGCTTTACAGGTACAGGATGTAAAAGAATTTATGTCCCGTCTGCTTATAGGAACCGATTTTGATGCTTTCTGGCTTTGTGAGGCCAATGTGACCACATTTGTCTCCTACAAAATTGACGGTTCCCTCCACAAGGAGTTCTTTGATTCAGAACAGGCGGAAATGCTCCATGAGACTGAGCGCACCTTCTCTACGTGGAAGGAGATCAAACCCTTCTGCTTCTCCATCATGAAAGGAAAACATACCCCGCTGCACTTTAAAATCGTGTTCCAGCTCTCCAGGCAGAATGTAGAAAAACTGCTGACAGGAAGCGGACTTTCCTGGACACCGGCAGATGTCTTCGGCCTGTATCTGAACCTGCAGTACGACGGCAGTCATGTGAACTGCACAACAGGCACGTCCCTCAAAACCTTCTCCATGGACAAGTCCCTGGACCGGGTGTGGGATGAAATGGTAACAAAATTCTTCAGGCAGCAGCAGATTCCTGTACTGCCTGTCTGATTTACATGGGATCGTTATAAATAGTTTATGTGAAAGAAGGAAAAATATGCAAAATCATGAGACAAATGTTTTAAAGCAGGAATGGATAGATAACCTGCATCTGTTCACCGGTGAGATGGAGTATCCGCAGGAGGCTGCCGAATCTCTTACGCAGTCCCTGGAACAGGTATTCCAATGCCCGGAAGTGCTCCATATACTTACATCTGCTGACTGCACATACAGCGAAAACATCCATATGGACTATAAAAAAGTCCTGGAAGAGCTGAAGGCGGTCTCCCCGCGCTGCGGTGTCCACACCTATACCCTGCACATGCTCTTTTTCATTATCCTGTCACGAAAAACCAGGAAAATTTACGAGGAGCGGAGCATCGCACCTGAAATCTTCCGTGCATCCATGATGGACCTGCACTGGAAGCTGCTGGAATGCCGCAAAATGTTCGGTATTTGGGGCACCAGTGTGGCTGACTGGCAGATATGGTGGTTTGAGGTCAAACGTTTTGCTCTGGGACGTTTCCAGTATGAACTGGTGCCGTTTGAGGGAACTTATGAAAAAAATGGTGTAACTCTGCATCCGGGGGACCTTGTTATCAATGTGCACATCCCCTCCTGCGGACGGCTTGTGAGAGAGGAATATATGAAATCCTACGCCATGGCTGCGGACTTTTTCCGGGATGCTTTTACAAACAGGCCTATGGTCTTTCTGTGTGAATCCTGGATGCTGTTTCCCGAACACAGGATTTTTCTTCCAAAAACATCCAATATTCTGGGATTTATGCAGGATTATGATATCTATAAAGAGGAGTATAACAACGGAGATCTGTGGAGAATCTTTTATGAGGATTATGAAAAACCGGCAGAAGAACTGCCGGGAGATACCGGGCTCCAGAGAGCTTACCGCTCCTGGCTGATGGAAGGCCATCAGGCAGGCCTAGGTTTCGGCATTTTTATTTATAAACAATACTGACAGGAGAAAAATTATGATTCAGGATATTGCACCACATATTTACCACAACGAATATCTGCCCCATGAACCCCAAAAGGACAGTGTGCTGCTCTGCTATAAAAAAGACCGGATTTTTATGAAGGCTGCGGACGGGGAAATCTCCTTTCCCACCTATTCCGAAGCGGAAGCTGTATTTCCCGCTGTAAAAGACCTGTGGACTTACCTTTTTACCATAGATGAAACTGCCTATTACCTGGTATCCCAGCTTGCTTTTGAAGAGATGCCAAACTATACCCTTGAAAAGACGGACAGTTTGCGCACATTAAGCCCCCGCCATCTTATCTTTGCGGGCATCACGGGACATCAGCTCTATAAATGGTATAAAGGCCGCAGATTCTGCGGCTGCTGCGGCAGAAAGATGAAACCGGACAAAAAAGAACGTATGATGTACTGTCCCAACTGCCACACTATGGAATACCCAAAGCTCTCCCCAGCCGTTATTGTAGCTGTTAGAAACGGAGAAAAACTGCTTCTGTCAAAATATGCAGGCCGTGAGTTTACAAACTATGCCCTGATCGCAGGGTTTGCGGAAATCGGCGAACCCATTGAGGATACTGTTAGGCGCGAAGTCATGGAGGAGGTTGGCCTCAAGGTAAAGAATCTCCGCTTTTACAAAAGCCAGCCCTGGTCTTTCACGGACACTCTGCTCTTCGGCTTTTTCTGTGACCTGGACGGGGATGACACCATCTGCCTGGATGAGGAAGAGCTGGCTCTGGCCGTATGGATGGAGCGTTCCCAGATTCCTG includes the following:
- a CDS encoding MATE family efflux transporter, which codes for MGGQLKKLFGPVDMTEGKPWEKIVAFTVPLVIGNIAQQLYNTVDSIIVGRYVGDNALAAVGSAGPILNLLLVLFIGISVGSSVMVSQYFGAKEREELSGTIGSCVTLTAIASIIIMALAPFVIMPMLELLRTPDTIIDWCNSYLRILFIGIAGVAYYNILSGILRGLGDSISALLYLLVATVLNIILDLWFVAGLGLGVPGVALATAIAQAVSAILCMWKLTRMKEIFDFKPHYLKMKKNHAVNIIRLGLPSGLTQAIFSLAMVIVQSLTNSFGEMFIAANVIVMRVDGFAMMPNFSFGTTMTTYAGQNVGANSYDRVEKGARQGTLIAAGTSAVITAMILLFGKNLMGIFTSTSELVELSMRLMCILAVGYIAMAVTQSLSGVMRGAGDTMTPMWISIITTVLIRVPLAYGISWATRTPELPNGRSECIFISLLVSWVLGAIVTGFFYRKGKWKTKALAS
- a CDS encoding DegV family protein; translation: MRYKIVIDSCGELIERWKEDPAIERASLTLTVDEEDIVDDESFDQAYFLKRVAESPNCPKSSCPSPERYMEAYDCEADHVYAVTLSSELSGSYNSAVLGRNLLLESQPEKKIHIFNSRSASVGETLIALKIEECESKDMEFEDIVREVDAYIESQNTYFVLESLETLRKNGRLSNLKAFVATALKIKPVMGATPEGTIIQLDQARGINKALMKMVDYIVERSADSADRILGISHCNCRERAEIVRDAILKRIPVKDVVLLDTAGVSSMYANDGGIIVVI
- a CDS encoding DUF5721 family protein, yielding MIALQVQDVKEFMSRLLIGTDFDAFWLCEANVTTFVSYKIDGSLHKEFFDSEQAEMLHETERTFSTWKEIKPFCFSIMKGKHTPLHFKIVFQLSRQNVEKLLTGSGLSWTPADVFGLYLNLQYDGSHVNCTTGTSLKTFSMDKSLDRVWDEMVTKFFRQQQIPVLPV
- a CDS encoding acyltransferase domain-containing protein; protein product: MQNHETNVLKQEWIDNLHLFTGEMEYPQEAAESLTQSLEQVFQCPEVLHILTSADCTYSENIHMDYKKVLEELKAVSPRCGVHTYTLHMLFFIILSRKTRKIYEERSIAPEIFRASMMDLHWKLLECRKMFGIWGTSVADWQIWWFEVKRFALGRFQYELVPFEGTYEKNGVTLHPGDLVINVHIPSCGRLVREEYMKSYAMAADFFRDAFTNRPMVFLCESWMLFPEHRIFLPKTSNILGFMQDYDIYKEEYNNGDLWRIFYEDYEKPAEELPGDTGLQRAYRSWLMEGHQAGLGFGIFIYKQY
- the nudC gene encoding NAD(+) diphosphatase, with amino-acid sequence MIQDIAPHIYHNEYLPHEPQKDSVLLCYKKDRIFMKAADGEISFPTYSEAEAVFPAVKDLWTYLFTIDETAYYLVSQLAFEEMPNYTLEKTDSLRTLSPRHLIFAGITGHQLYKWYKGRRFCGCCGRKMKPDKKERMMYCPNCHTMEYPKLSPAVIVAVRNGEKLLLSKYAGREFTNYALIAGFAEIGEPIEDTVRREVMEEVGLKVKNLRFYKSQPWSFTDTLLFGFFCDLDGDDTICLDEEELALAVWMERSQIPVDEYEISLTREMMTLFKNGLDDKIQL